A window from Pangasianodon hypophthalmus isolate fPanHyp1 chromosome 4, fPanHyp1.pri, whole genome shotgun sequence encodes these proteins:
- the LOC117597041 gene encoding uncharacterized protein LOC117597041, with translation MKEKDRVFLMDAPLAPSGLFGDTVSSVVDRYQEARTQAVAFQRFLPRRSLALGAAGWEQPPPCASSSYQEAQKQSSGTGSSKCPWEIDLPTLPPMVLQGAAVSCERSSKSPPGNVAVLGGLLPLRSSPEQLVRPSSAGPPLQGTELAALVTPEREATESIRFSTASFLRDSSHFGGSRAGSGNGKGSAGWNTLLRKEAIKVVPPHDRQSGFCSRYFIVPKKGGGLRPILDLHHLNRSLMRLKFKMLMIKQVVSQISSEDWYICLLLGSILTAVARVREGWSLTVKWFQKLLGLMAAASNVIPFGLLYMRPLQWWLKTKGFSLRGSPLRMIKVTRRCLGALDMWRKPWFLSQGPVLGASCCRVTLAKDASLTGWGAVMSLWSGRYLTWHINCLEMLAVFLALKHFLPDLGDRHVLVRTDNTAVVSYINHQGGLRSRPLYRLAHQILEWSQGKLLSLRAVYIPGHLNMGADALSRQGPKPGEWRLHPDVVKQIWRVFGQAQVDLFATQETSHCPLWFSLTHPAPLGLDAMVQTWPRMRLYAFSAFFLERVRRDGVHLLLVAPFWSMVLGPDFPSRRLSMGDSRQEGSPLTGGGRHLPPPPGVVEAVSVASEGAQLVASGLSAEVVETILQSRTPSSRKLYALRWKLFTSWCEDRRLDPVNSPVGTVLEFLQARLSAGLTHSTLKVYLAAIAAYHAPHGGQSVGRHPLDTHFLQGALRLRPPVRSRVPPWDLAVVLEALCKPPFEPIEGISDRLLAIKTAFLLAISSLKRVGDLQALSVAPSYLDFAPGLAKAFLYPRVGYVPKIPSSTPWPVVLQAFCPPPFREPDQRRLNCMCPLRALNAYIHRAALWRRADQLFVCFGPPKRGLPATRQTLSRWIVDAICLAYESSDLPSPLGVKAHSTRSVAASKAFLAGVSMQNICNAAGRSTPLTFTRFYGLDMRATPGSSVLLP, from the exons atgaaagagaaggacagggtcttCCTCATGGATGCCCCGCTTGCGCCTTCTGGCCTGTTCGGCGACACCGTCAGTTCCGTCGTCGACAGGTACCAGGAGGCTCGTACACAAGCGGTGGCGTTCCAGCGGTTTCTCCCTCGCCGCTCTCTAGCTCTTGGGGCTGCTGGGTGGgagcagccccctccgtgtgcCAGCTCCTCATACCAGGAGGCGCAAAAACAGAGCTCTGGGACGGGGTCTTCTAAG tgcccTTGGGAGATCgacctgccaaccctgccacccatggtgcttcagggcgcagcggtctcctgTGAGCGCTCCTCTAAGTCTCCGCCCGGGAATGTAGCGGTACTGGGAGGCTTGCTACCTCTTCGGAGCTCTCCAGAGCAGCTAGTTCGGCCGTCCTCTGCTGGTCCACCACTTCAGGGCACCGAGCTAGCCGCTCTcgttacaccagag agagaggctactGAATCCATTCGGTTCTCCACCGCCTCATTTTTGCGGGATTCTTCCCACTTTGGTGGGTCCCGggcaggctctggtaatggaaaAGGAAGTGCTGGATGgaacactctcctgaggaaggaggccatcaaggtggtccctcctcatgACAGACAGTCCGGGTTCTGCAGCCGGTACTTTATTGTTCCAAAGAAGggtggagggctgcgtcccattttggatcTGCATCATTTGAACCGCTCATTAATGCGACTGAAGTTCAAGATGCTCATGATCAAACAGGTggtgtctcagatcagctccgaggactg GTAcatctgtctcctgctcggatcaaTCCTCACAGCAGTCGCGAGAGTAAGAGAAGGCTGGTCACTCACTGTGAAGTggttccagaaactgctgggtctgatggcagctgcgtccaacgtgataccttttggcctgctgtacatgagacccctacagtggtggctcaagaccaaggggttctccctgaggggaagcccgctccgcatgatcaaggttaCGCGGCGGTGCCTAggtgccttagacatgtggaggaAACCTTGGTTCTTGTCCCAGGGCCCGGTGCTTGGAGCTTCTTGTTGCCGCGTAACGCTAGCGAAGGACGCATCTCTCACCGGATGGGGGGCGGTCATGAGTCTGTGGAGTGGCCGCTATCTCACCTGGCatatcaactgcctggagatgctggctgtgtttctagcattgaaacactttctcccagacctaggAGATCGCCATGTGTTGGTGCGCACTGACAACACagcggtggtctcttacatcaaccaccagggaggtctgcgttcgcgccccctttacaggctggcgcaccAGATCCTTGAAtggtcccaggggaaactcctctcACTAAGAGCAGTTTACATCCCTGGAcatctcaatatgggagcagacgccctgtcgaggcagggtcCGAAGCCCGGGGAGTGGAGGCTCCACCCCGATGTGGTGAAGCAGATATGGAGAGTATTTGGCCAGGCTCAGGTGGATTTGTTTGCGACTCAGGAGAcatcgcactgtcccctctggttctctctgactcatccagctcctctcggACTGGATGCTATGGTACAGACTTGGCCGAGGATGCGTTTGTATgccttttctgccttttttctgGAGAGGGTGCGCCGGGATGGGGTCCATCTGTtgctagtagccccgttctggagtatggttctcggacctgatttcccttctcgacggctctccatgggagattcccgtcaggagggatctcctctcacaggcggggggcgcCATCTTccacccccgcccggagttgtggaagctgtgagtgtggcctctgagggggcacaactcgtagcttccggtctctcagccgaggttgttgagaccattctcCAATCCAGAACTCCCTCatcgaggaaactgtacgccttgaggtggaaacttttcacttcctggtgcgaaGACCGCCGGCTCGACCCAGTTAActccccagttggtacagtgctggagttcctgcaggcccgTTTGTCCGCAGGGTTGACCCACTCTACCTTGAAGGTGTATCTGGCGGCCATTGCAGCCTACCACGCCCCTCACGGTGGTCAGTCTGTGGGCAGACACCCCCTGGATACACATTTCCTCCAAGGTGCGCTGAGGCTCAGGCCTCCGGTGCGATCTCGTGTCCCTCCGTGGGACCTGGCTGTGGTGttagaggctctctgtaaaCCCCCTTTTGAGCCTATAGAGGGGATTTCTGATCGTCTTCTCGCTATAAAGACTGCCTTTCTtctggcaatttcctctcttaagAGAGTTGGGGATCTacaggccctctcggtggcccccTCTTATTTAGACTTTGCTCCTGGTCTGGCCAAAGCGTTTCTCTATCCTCGAGTAGGTTATGTACCTAAAATTCCCTCCTCTACACCATGGCCGGTCGTActccaggccttctgtcctcctccctttcgggaGCCCGACCAGCGGAGGCTTAACTGTATGTGTCCATTGCGAGCACTGAACGCATAcatccacagagctgccctgtggagaaggGCGGAccaattgtttgtgtgttttggtccccctaagaggggtctTCCTGCTACTAGACAGACCCTCAGTCGGTGGATCGTGGATGCCATCTGTCTGGCCTATGAGTCTTCTGATCTCCCCTCGCccttgggggtcaaggctcactctaccagAAGCGTGGCGGCCTCCAAGGCCTTTTTGGCAGGTGTATCCATGCAGAACATCTGCAATGCTGCTGGtcggtccacgcccctgacgttCACTAGGTTCTATGGCCTCGAtatgcgagccactcccggctcttCTGTTCTCTTGCCCTAG